A single window of Solanum dulcamara chromosome 5, daSolDulc1.2, whole genome shotgun sequence DNA harbors:
- the LOC129888758 gene encoding uncharacterized protein LOC129888758, whose amino-acid sequence MDEIEEKKMVEIFLKIIGPFPPCRLNVPSSIKVHELRKMIAANRHMPIENLRLVLRGNVLHDSENGDDEVVQLNNGDSLIVAVKPKPPPKHFRDEFEDDDDDELKFQLPPSSSKWKRKLFYILRHKLKFPDMLLMVIFSISPKVWVIIMTWFILASIARRYEVAPLFLLATGFGLIFYNLGHRKQGELSAYSVFNEDFRELPGTLNADHIDRDIRAGRF is encoded by the exons ATGGATGAAATTGAGGAGAAGAAGATGGTAGAAATCTTTCTGAAAATCATCGGTCCTTTTCCGCCTTGTCGCCTTAATGTTCCTTCTTCTATTAAG GTACATGAATTGAGAAAGATGATTGCTGCGAATCGACATATGCCTATTGAAAATTTAAGACTTGTTCTGCGAGGAAATGTATTGCATGATAGTGAAAATGGAGATGATGAAGTAGTCCAACTCAACAACGGAG ATTCACTAATAGTTGCTGTCAAACCAAAGCCACCACCTAAGCATTTTCGTGATGAATTTGAGGATGACGATGATGATGAACTG AAGTTTCAGTTACCCCCATCAAGTAGTAAGTGGAAGAGGAAGCTTTTTTATATACTACGTCATAAACTGAAATTTCCAG ATATGCTCTTGATGGTAATTTTCTCCATCAGTCCAAAGGTTTGGGTTATTATCATGACTTGGTTCATTCTGGCCTCTATTGCGCGAAGATATGAGGTTGCACCTTTATTT TTACTGGCGACTGGGTTTGGCCTCATCTTTTATAATCTTGGACACCGGAAGCAGGGAGAACTTAG TGCATATTCTGTATTCAATGAAGATTTTCGAGAACTTCCAGGAACCCTCAACGCAGATCATATTGACAGAGATATTCGGGCAGGCCGATTTTGA